The following are encoded in a window of Streptomyces griseiscabiei genomic DNA:
- a CDS encoding response regulator transcription factor, protein MRLLIVEDEKRLAVSLAKGLTAEGYAVDVVHDGVEGLHRASEGSYDLVILDIMLPGMNGYRVCAALRAAGHDVPILMLTAKDGEYDEAEGLDTGADDYLTKPFSYVVLVARVKALLRRRGPSGGASPVYEVGELKVDTAARRVFLAEDEIALTTKEFSVLEQLALRAGEVVSKADILEHVWDFAYDGDPNIVEVYISTLRRKLGPTLIKTVRGAGYRLEVRP, encoded by the coding sequence ATGCGCCTGTTGATCGTGGAAGATGAGAAGCGGCTCGCGGTGTCGCTGGCCAAGGGACTGACGGCCGAGGGCTACGCCGTGGACGTCGTCCACGACGGCGTCGAGGGCCTGCACCGGGCGAGCGAGGGGTCGTACGACCTCGTGATCCTCGACATCATGCTGCCCGGCATGAACGGCTACCGCGTCTGCGCCGCCCTGCGCGCCGCCGGCCACGACGTGCCGATCCTGATGCTGACCGCCAAGGACGGCGAGTACGACGAGGCCGAGGGGCTCGACACGGGCGCCGACGACTATCTGACCAAGCCGTTCAGCTATGTCGTCCTCGTCGCCCGGGTGAAGGCGCTGCTGCGGCGGCGCGGTCCGTCCGGCGGGGCCTCGCCCGTGTACGAGGTGGGCGAGCTGAAGGTCGACACCGCCGCCCGGCGGGTGTTCCTCGCCGAGGACGAGATCGCCCTCACCACCAAGGAGTTCTCCGTCCTCGAACAGCTCGCCCTGCGTGCCGGGGAGGTCGTCTCCAAGGCCGACATCCTGGAGCACGTCTGGGACTTCGCCTACGACGGCGACCCGAACATCGTCGAGGTCTACATCAGCACCCTGCGCCGCAAGCTCGGCCCCACGCTCATCAAGACCGTCCGCGGGGCCGGTTACCGCTTGGAGGTCCGCCCGTGA